In Methanosarcina siciliae T4/M, one genomic interval encodes:
- a CDS encoding ArsR family transcriptional regulator, protein MGKRTRIINDPSYLVPLLRTFGSRTHKKIFDALSSKWMTRAEIDEFIGSDSSRSLHILKKAGLLESQWRVPEAGQKPSKEYHSSYSKVQVNFQCSFEDLSDIIMLTFKPYEEVKDAMDELERLVEEGNTSMSNLTRTLNKNPFYICAVARRSERLSVMGQRLKIIEDVEENYD, encoded by the coding sequence ATGGGTAAACGAACTCGAATAATTAACGATCCTTCCTATTTAGTACCATTACTCAGGACATTTGGATCAAGAACCCATAAAAAAATATTCGATGCACTTTCTAGCAAATGGATGACAAGAGCAGAAATTGATGAGTTCATAGGTTCGGACTCATCAAGAAGCCTTCATATTCTGAAAAAAGCCGGGCTCCTCGAGAGCCAGTGGAGAGTCCCTGAAGCAGGACAAAAACCCTCAAAAGAATACCACAGTTCTTATTCAAAGGTTCAGGTGAACTTTCAGTGTTCCTTTGAAGACCTCAGTGACATCATAATGCTGACCTTCAAACCGTATGAGGAGGTAAAGGATGCAATGGATGAACTGGAAAGACTGGTAGAAGAGGGTAATACCTCGATGAGCAACCTCACACGGACTCTTAACAAAAATCCGTTTTATATCTGCGCCGTTGCCCGCAGGTCCGAGAGGCTTTCAGTAATGGGGCAGAGATTAAAAATAATTGAAGATGTTGAGGAGAATTACGATTGA
- a CDS encoding deoxyhypusine synthase, with the protein MHHNVFTNNPTVPIDVKDRSVSELMDGMLRTGFQGRKLAESVQAWYNMLKEKNTTVFMGLSGAMVPAGMRRVISHMIRERMIDCLVSTGANLFHDCHEALGRKHYVGSHLADDEKLFEQGVDRIYDVFAVEEEFRTADNLIADFAPEIGEITCSSREFMYLLGKELVRRGAAEDSIVVSAYRYNVPIFVPALSDSSIGIGLTIARRKGLKLEIDQIKDVDEITQIVEKSERTGVVYVGGGVPKNFIQQTEVIASILGMDIGGHDYAIQYTSDSPHWGGLSGCTFDEAVSWGKIAPQAKKVQVFVDATIALPIVAHALHEKTHNLKRIAPVFSWDGPEGLDIDYKEA; encoded by the coding sequence ATGCATCACAATGTATTTACGAACAACCCGACCGTTCCTATTGATGTAAAAGACAGGTCCGTAAGTGAATTGATGGACGGAATGCTCAGGACCGGCTTTCAGGGAAGGAAGCTGGCAGAGTCAGTCCAGGCCTGGTATAACATGCTTAAAGAGAAGAATACGACTGTGTTTATGGGTTTATCCGGAGCCATGGTCCCTGCCGGGATGCGCAGGGTTATTTCCCATATGATCCGGGAAAGAATGATCGATTGCCTTGTAAGCACAGGAGCAAACCTGTTCCATGACTGTCACGAAGCCCTCGGCAGGAAACACTATGTGGGTTCACATCTGGCTGATGATGAAAAACTCTTCGAACAGGGAGTGGACAGGATTTATGACGTCTTTGCAGTGGAAGAAGAGTTCAGGACCGCAGACAACCTGATTGCGGATTTTGCGCCGGAGATCGGGGAAATTACCTGTTCTTCCAGAGAATTCATGTACCTGCTCGGAAAGGAGCTTGTCAGGAGAGGAGCTGCCGAAGACTCGATAGTTGTAAGCGCATACAGGTACAATGTCCCGATTTTTGTACCTGCACTGTCAGACAGTTCCATAGGAATAGGGCTTACCATTGCAAGGAGGAAAGGGCTGAAACTTGAAATAGACCAGATAAAAGACGTGGATGAGATCACACAGATCGTGGAAAAATCCGAACGTACAGGTGTTGTTTATGTAGGAGGCGGAGTTCCGAAAAACTTTATCCAGCAGACCGAAGTAATAGCTTCTATTCTCGGGATGGATATTGGCGGACATGACTACGCGATCCAGTATACTTCCGATTCCCCACACTGGGGAGGTCTCTCAGGCTGCACTTTTGATGAAGCTGTCTCTTGGGGAAAGATCGCCCCTCAGGCAAAGAAAGTACAGGTTTTTGTGGACGCTACCATTGCTCTTCCGATTGTTGCCCACGCCCTGCATGAAAAAACCCATAATCTGAAGCGCATTGCTCCTGTTTTTTCCTGGGACGGGCCCGAAGGGCTTGATATCGATTACAAAGAAGCTTGA
- a CDS encoding pyruvoyl-dependent arginine decarboxylase has protein sequence MITKLIPRKVFFTSGVGSHSEKLESFEVSLRDAGIEKFNLVTVSSILPPNCEIVTKEDGLKELSPGEVVFCVMSRISSNEPGKTLSTSVGCALPRDISKHGYISEYHAYEESAHEVGEHAIKLAGSMYSTWINEPPLKTFSIPKSSSVQESGDWMTVISAAVFII, from the coding sequence ATGATCACAAAGTTAATTCCTAGAAAAGTATTCTTTACAAGTGGAGTTGGTTCGCACTCCGAAAAACTTGAATCATTTGAGGTTTCACTCCGGGACGCAGGTATTGAAAAATTTAACCTTGTAACCGTAAGTTCGATCCTGCCTCCAAACTGTGAAATTGTGACAAAGGAAGATGGCCTGAAAGAACTTAGTCCTGGAGAGGTAGTTTTCTGTGTAATGTCCAGAATCTCTTCCAATGAACCTGGAAAGACCTTAAGCACCTCCGTAGGATGCGCACTTCCCAGAGACATAAGCAAACACGGCTATATTTCCGAGTACCATGCTTACGAAGAAAGCGCACATGAAGTGGGAGAACATGCCATAAAACTTGCAGGAAGCATGTACAGCACCTGGATAAATGAACCCCCTCTCAAAACCTTCAGCATCCCAAAGTCGTCTTCAGTACAGGAAAGTGGAGACTGGATGACTGTAATATCCGCAGCAGTTTTTATAATTTAA
- a CDS encoding nitrilase-related carbon-nitrogen hydrolase encodes MKVACIQMDVLQCKKQENLEKALYLGLKAVKKGAELIVFPEVFSTGFCYEDLNHAAESLPSPTLENLACFSEANDCIILGSFIQKDNRETCTESDGDGGKDKGRDGGKKGSKKGEKGFSGKETEIPESKVFTERKNSTLYYNLGFCFESGAFAGTYRKTHPFKAENDYFSKGSSIEPISLKKQNLKIGFEICYELRFPEVARKLSLSGADLLVTTAAFPNPRADHWKTLAKARAIENQIPHVACNRVGSAPDCTYFGNSMIIDAWGEVKAEAGSKECAIVCDLDLAGKEEIRKVIPIFGDRRIELYSDN; translated from the coding sequence ATGAAAGTTGCCTGTATCCAGATGGACGTGCTTCAATGCAAGAAGCAAGAAAACCTCGAAAAAGCCCTTTACCTGGGTCTCAAAGCTGTAAAGAAAGGAGCCGAGTTAATTGTTTTTCCCGAGGTCTTTTCCACAGGCTTTTGCTACGAAGATCTTAACCATGCAGCCGAAAGTCTCCCCTCTCCCACTCTTGAGAACCTTGCATGTTTTTCCGAAGCAAATGATTGCATTATCCTGGGCTCATTTATTCAGAAAGATAACAGAGAAACCTGCACGGAAAGTGATGGAGACGGCGGTAAAGATAAGGGTAGAGATGGTGGAAAAAAAGGTTCTAAAAAAGGAGAAAAGGGTTTTTCCGGAAAAGAAACGGAAATTCCGGAGAGTAAAGTTTTTACGGAAAGGAAAAATTCCACTCTCTACTACAACCTTGGCTTTTGTTTTGAGTCCGGAGCCTTTGCAGGTACCTACCGGAAAACCCACCCTTTTAAAGCCGAAAACGATTATTTCTCAAAAGGAAGCTCCATAGAGCCCATTTCCCTTAAGAAACAGAACCTTAAAATCGGGTTTGAAATTTGCTATGAACTCCGTTTTCCCGAGGTTGCAAGAAAACTTTCCCTTTCCGGGGCTGACCTGCTTGTGACCACAGCCGCTTTTCCAAATCCCAGGGCTGATCACTGGAAAACTCTTGCAAAGGCAAGAGCGATCGAAAATCAGATCCCGCACGTCGCATGCAACAGGGTAGGCTCTGCTCCTGACTGTACGTACTTCGGAAATTCGATGATTATTGATGCCTGGGGTGAGGTAAAAGCTGAAGCAGGCAGTAAGGAGTGCGCAATTGTCTGCGACCTTGACCTTGCAGGAAAAGAAGAAATTCGAAAGGTTATTCCTATTTTTGGAGACCGGAGAATTGAACTTTATTCCGACAATTAG
- a CDS encoding histidine phosphatase family protein: protein MKNIITIQHTQSVHHTNGMIGAWTDWELTALGKQQAFNIGEALRKEVADQHYVMYASDLLRTRQTADIVASSLEIVPIYKKELRELNLGSATGKSVEWLHKNQVKQDMRTSSLDYKLLPDAESKRDLYYRLLPFLHEMQNSREENIIIVSHGGTLSMLFYMWHNHDINNLENTEFRGLPGGVSVLNENDKGVRIIRKLNDLSYLSYPVK, encoded by the coding sequence TTGAAAAATATTATTACGATTCAGCACACACAATCTGTCCATCATACGAATGGAATGATAGGGGCCTGGACTGACTGGGAATTAACTGCTCTGGGAAAGCAGCAGGCATTTAATATCGGTGAAGCGTTGAGAAAAGAAGTAGCGGATCAACACTATGTAATGTATGCATCCGATTTATTGCGGACCAGACAAACCGCAGATATCGTAGCTTCCTCACTGGAAATTGTGCCGATTTATAAAAAAGAACTTCGAGAACTTAATTTAGGAAGTGCTACAGGGAAATCAGTTGAGTGGTTACATAAAAATCAGGTTAAGCAGGATATGCGTACATCTTCTCTGGACTATAAACTCCTGCCAGACGCAGAATCAAAACGAGATCTATATTATCGACTGCTTCCTTTTTTGCATGAAATGCAAAATTCCCGGGAAGAAAACATTATAATAGTCTCGCACGGCGGCACATTAAGTATGCTATTTTACATGTGGCATAACCACGATATCAATAATCTGGAAAATACGGAATTTCGGGGTCTACCCGGAGGAGTCTCAGTTTTAAATGAAAATGATAAAGGGGTAAGAATTATACGAAAGTTAAACGATTTATCTTACTTATCTTATCCCGTTAAATGA
- the fae gene encoding formaldehyde-activating enzyme — protein MLVNKVTIKNVAQASLMFGPAQAAVAKAVMDSVAAGILPEEQANDIFIIVSVFIEWDAKDKDKVYEYNYEATKLAIVRAMGSKPTVKEALAKKDSAKHPFA, from the coding sequence ATCCTTGTAAACAAGGTAACTATCAAGAATGTGGCACAGGCTTCCCTGATGTTCGGACCTGCCCAGGCTGCGGTTGCAAAAGCTGTTATGGACTCGGTAGCTGCCGGAATACTCCCTGAAGAGCAGGCAAATGACATTTTTATCATCGTTTCGGTCTTTATCGAATGGGATGCAAAAGACAAGGATAAAGTCTACGAATACAACTATGAAGCAACCAAACTTGCAATAGTCCGTGCAATGGGGAGCAAACCGACCGTTAAAGAAGCACTGGCCAAAAAGGATTCCGCAAAACATCCGTTCGCATAA
- a CDS encoding DUF2971 domain-containing protein, giving the protein MGQQEKPKLVYKYETVNEHLFENLEKNQLYFQDPRNFNDPFDSDVNGCMEYTERQWYEKFYRGYPAHATPMNARVQLNYLINTGVLKQDPKTRIVTEDMRDYLSPLTCCFSEKRNNILMWSHYANKHKGMCLSYKTIEVPKTPNCSYTTTFRLTVDLKTVPLFEVRYRAKKPPYKNYAGVIMRNDHESLFENLLTKSTCWRYEKERRMLSIERKNIQNFKKDELEGVIFGLKTKHYDAYRVYKIIEKYYINKGIPINFYKATMNKNYYKLNISKIKESGVDDYIESLT; this is encoded by the coding sequence ATGGGTCAACAGGAAAAACCGAAATTAGTATATAAGTATGAAACCGTTAACGAGCACTTGTTTGAAAACTTGGAGAAAAACCAATTATACTTTCAAGATCCGCGTAATTTCAATGATCCGTTTGACAGTGATGTAAATGGGTGTATGGAATACACGGAGCGGCAATGGTATGAAAAATTTTATAGAGGGTATCCAGCACATGCGACTCCAATGAATGCGCGGGTGCAGCTAAACTACTTGATAAATACTGGTGTACTTAAACAAGATCCAAAAACAAGAATAGTAACTGAAGATATGCGGGATTATCTATCCCCTTTGACGTGCTGTTTTTCGGAAAAACGAAATAATATTCTAATGTGGAGCCACTATGCAAATAAACATAAGGGTATGTGTCTAAGTTACAAAACCATCGAAGTGCCGAAGACACCAAACTGCAGCTATACAACCACGTTTCGATTAACAGTTGACTTGAAAACCGTGCCGCTATTTGAAGTGAGATACCGAGCAAAAAAACCGCCTTATAAAAATTATGCCGGTGTAATTATGCGAAATGATCATGAATCACTTTTTGAGAATCTACTAACAAAATCGACTTGTTGGAGGTATGAAAAGGAACGGCGAATGTTATCAATTGAGCGAAAAAATATTCAAAATTTCAAAAAAGATGAGCTCGAAGGGGTTATTTTTGGATTAAAAACAAAGCATTATGATGCTTACAGGGTTTATAAAATAATTGAAAAGTATTACATCAATAAAGGTATCCCTATTAACTTTTACAAAGCCACGATGAATAAAAATTACTACAAATTGAATATAAGCAAGATAAAAGAGAGTGGGGTGGATGATTACATCGAATCATTAACATAA